The Candidatus Ancaeobacter aquaticus genome includes a region encoding these proteins:
- a CDS encoding GatB/YqeY domain-containing protein, giving the protein MKKRIMSQMKTAMKSGQKNVVGVLRMIIADIQKEEIDLKKELTNEDVVKIIKKGIKSREESLRMYIEGNRSDLAKKEEEEIKVLVDYLPKQFSEDETEELVVKIVAELDLTSKKDIGKLMKEVLGRYGAHVDGRTVLTLAQKTLQ; this is encoded by the coding sequence ATGAAGAAGCGCATAATGAGTCAGATGAAAACAGCAATGAAAAGCGGACAGAAGAACGTCGTTGGTGTTCTGCGAATGATCATAGCTGATATACAAAAAGAAGAAATTGATCTCAAGAAAGAGTTAACCAACGAAGATGTGGTTAAGATAATCAAAAAGGGGATCAAATCACGTGAAGAGTCCCTGCGTATGTATATTGAAGGAAATCGTTCTGATCTTGCAAAAAAAGAAGAAGAAGAAATAAAAGTACTGGTAGACTATCTTCCAAAACAGTTTTCCGAAGATGAGACAGAGGAGCTTGTTGTTAAGATTGTTGCAGAGCTTGATCTTACCTCAAAAAAAGATATTGGCAAACTTATGAAAGAAGTTCTCGGAAGGTATGGAGCGCATGTCGATGGCCGGACAGTATTAACACTTGCTCAAAAAACACTGCAATAA
- a CDS encoding NAD-dependent epimerase/dehydratase family protein: MKAFITGATGFIGSAVVRELLHEGWKVRALVRAKSNSKNVRKLPIERCYGDLCDKESLIKGMRGCQAVFHVAAHYDLWHADPRVPYKINVEGTKNLLEAALQTNIEKVVYTSSVSTIGICKEKKIGHEETPIDYKYIVGHYKRSKYLAEKEAFSFIKKGLQVYIVNPSTPIGERDIKPTPTGKVIVDYLNGKMYGYIETGLNIIDVKDVARGHILAMQKGKVGERYILGNKNLTLKEIFDLLESVTGKPAPRFKIPYNLALCAGFADSAVAKLLKRRPNIPLDGVKMARKKMFFDATKAVRELGLPQTPVEHSFKKACEWFSSNGYVKE; the protein is encoded by the coding sequence GTGAAAGCATTTATAACCGGTGCAACAGGATTTATTGGTTCGGCAGTAGTGCGAGAACTTTTACATGAAGGATGGAAGGTTCGCGCATTGGTGCGCGCGAAAAGTAATTCAAAAAATGTGCGGAAATTACCGATAGAGAGATGTTATGGCGATCTGTGCGATAAAGAATCTCTCATAAAAGGTATGCGCGGATGTCAGGCAGTGTTTCATGTTGCGGCACATTATGATTTGTGGCATGCTGATCCGCGAGTGCCATATAAAATTAATGTTGAAGGAACAAAAAATCTTTTAGAAGCAGCGCTCCAGACCAATATTGAAAAAGTTGTCTATACAAGCTCCGTGAGTACCATTGGTATATGTAAGGAAAAGAAGATTGGCCATGAAGAAACACCAATAGATTATAAATATATCGTTGGCCATTATAAGAGATCAAAATATCTTGCCGAAAAAGAAGCGTTCTCCTTTATTAAAAAAGGGCTTCAGGTTTACATTGTTAATCCGAGCACGCCAATTGGCGAAAGAGATATTAAGCCGACGCCGACCGGTAAGGTTATTGTTGATTACTTAAACGGTAAGATGTACGGTTATATTGAAACAGGGTTAAATATCATTGATGTAAAAGATGTTGCACGCGGACATATTCTTGCTATGCAAAAAGGGAAGGTTGGCGAGCGCTACATACTGGGAAATAAAAATCTTACTTTAAAAGAGATCTTTGATCTTCTAGAAAGTGTCACGGGAAAACCAGCCCCGCGGTTTAAAATACCGTATAATCTTGCCTTATGTGCAGGATTTGCTGACAGTGCTGTTGCAAAACTGCTGAAGAGACGTCCAAACATACCTCTTGATGGAGTGAAGATGGCACGTAAAAAGATGTTTTTTGATGCAACAAAAGCGGTACGAGAGCTTGGACTACCACAAACACCAGTGGAGCATTCATTTAAAAAAGCGTGTGAATGGTTTTCAAGTAACGGGTATGTAAAAGAGTAG